One genomic region from Terriglobus aquaticus encodes:
- a CDS encoding mechanosensitive ion channel family protein produces MPVFHPAMPATLLSPLPSAPDGNSFHDLLADWHADLISFVRHDLPKLLFILLIAVALQRLVAFAVKRMRHIADNSIGNARRAAQLRTLSAILRATAYGVIGFLVLLQVLPVFNIDLKPLLASAGVVGLGISFGAQSLFKDMLNGLFILVEDQFNVGDVVKVAGLTGTVEDISLRATTVRDGDGTQYFIPNSQITTVSNLSREYSVASLSVSVDASADPDKVMEVLRRVALDVRRSPAFAEVAIADPDVLGVDRINGREVVFPVNLRVRANQKDGVLREIRRRILLEFAKEDIPLGVPATAILQAPAAAAAPATSGDAPLQAG; encoded by the coding sequence ATGCCTGTATTTCACCCGGCAATGCCCGCTACCCTGCTGAGCCCTCTGCCTTCTGCACCGGATGGCAACAGCTTCCACGATCTGCTGGCAGACTGGCATGCGGACCTGATCTCGTTTGTTCGGCACGACCTGCCCAAGCTCCTGTTCATCCTTCTGATTGCAGTGGCGCTGCAGCGGCTGGTGGCATTCGCCGTGAAACGGATGCGGCACATCGCAGACAACTCGATCGGCAATGCACGCCGGGCGGCGCAGCTGCGCACCTTGTCGGCCATCCTGCGAGCCACCGCGTATGGCGTGATCGGCTTTCTTGTGCTGCTGCAAGTTCTGCCCGTGTTCAACATCGACCTGAAACCGCTGTTGGCGTCGGCGGGCGTGGTCGGGCTCGGCATATCGTTTGGAGCGCAGTCGCTCTTCAAGGACATGCTGAATGGTCTGTTCATCCTGGTGGAAGACCAGTTCAACGTCGGCGACGTGGTCAAGGTGGCGGGACTGACCGGGACGGTGGAGGATATCTCGCTGCGCGCGACCACGGTTCGGGACGGAGATGGAACGCAGTACTTTATCCCGAACTCGCAGATTACGACGGTATCGAACCTGTCGCGCGAGTACTCGGTCGCGTCGCTGTCAGTGTCCGTCGATGCGTCTGCGGATCCGGACAAGGTAATGGAGGTGCTGCGGCGCGTGGCGCTCGATGTTCGTCGCTCCCCTGCTTTCGCCGAGGTGGCGATTGCCGATCCGGACGTGCTGGGCGTAGACCGTATCAACGGCCGCGAGGTGGTCTTTCCGGTGAACCTTCGGGTCAGGGCGAACCAGAAGGATGGTGTGCTGCGGGAGATTCGCAGGCGCATCCTGCTGGAGTTCGCCAAGGAGGACATCCC
- a CDS encoding S8 family serine peptidase: MLAQLAVLVIGSLAPQAIRAQAPSLTSPTIPGHYLVLFCSGTAVSDRAQRLRETGASEVTVHPHLGTAAVSASATAMRRIAADPTVAQVLPDVRVYAHALLRSAAVPEQASGSVLVRRSAPVRPVAVDPLQPVAINNSGSGNAAKSGSGTPASGGGSGTASTPAGTQAAGASASSNSGNANTPAPTDTFYQGSPQGWAVRAAGGYGMGVLGGTVTGPWNRTLGSGVRIAVLDSGVDRTHPDIAPNLALNLSEVDSSDDFSPCDDGSPQDQEGHGTWVASLAAGAMGASTGRVVGVAPSATILNIKVLQRMPGTGVTVSAQCQAGQASGLVSWLLKGIDDAVSQHADVIVLSLGSIVDLYTGDGAGLKSAFDQVTHAAANAGVLIVAAAGNDGFDLSNSRYLELPAQARDVLAVTATSNPDCAEDNRTGAACSAGAVTLPYYSNYGAPLQAVAAPGGNYPAGADEAVSGWIRGACSSGVPGTADGAPSDHAHSYGCFNFGHAAYVQAMGTSASAGLAAGAAALLRATHPAWTPAELAAAMRSGTTALKGGSTLLDTNTAMQR; this comes from the coding sequence ATGCTGGCACAACTGGCGGTGCTGGTCATCGGCAGCCTGGCTCCACAGGCGATTCGGGCCCAGGCACCTTCGCTGACCAGCCCGACCATACCTGGGCACTACCTGGTCTTGTTTTGTTCGGGAACGGCCGTCTCCGATCGCGCGCAACGCTTGCGTGAGACGGGAGCTTCGGAGGTGACGGTTCATCCGCATCTGGGGACTGCGGCGGTGAGCGCGTCCGCGACCGCCATGCGAAGGATCGCCGCGGATCCTACGGTGGCGCAGGTGCTGCCGGATGTCCGGGTGTACGCTCACGCGCTTCTGCGCAGCGCCGCTGTGCCGGAACAGGCGAGTGGTTCTGTGCTGGTGCGGCGGTCCGCGCCGGTACGGCCCGTGGCGGTGGATCCGCTGCAGCCGGTGGCCATCAATAATTCCGGCAGCGGCAATGCCGCGAAGAGCGGCAGCGGTACACCGGCGAGCGGAGGCGGGAGTGGAACCGCGTCGACACCGGCGGGCACGCAGGCTGCCGGCGCTAGCGCCTCTTCTAACTCAGGCAACGCAAATACGCCGGCTCCGACCGACACCTTCTACCAGGGCTCGCCGCAGGGATGGGCGGTACGGGCCGCGGGCGGGTACGGCATGGGCGTTCTGGGCGGCACGGTGACCGGGCCGTGGAACCGGACGCTTGGCAGCGGTGTTCGCATCGCCGTGCTCGACAGCGGTGTAGATCGCACTCACCCGGACATTGCTCCCAACCTTGCGCTGAACCTGTCGGAGGTGGACTCCAGCGATGATTTCAGTCCCTGCGATGACGGTTCGCCACAGGACCAGGAGGGCCACGGTACGTGGGTTGCTTCGCTGGCTGCGGGCGCGATGGGCGCCAGCACCGGCCGGGTGGTCGGCGTGGCACCGTCGGCAACGATTCTGAACATCAAGGTGCTGCAGCGCATGCCGGGCACGGGCGTCACCGTCTCCGCACAGTGCCAGGCGGGCCAGGCCTCGGGATTGGTGTCGTGGCTGCTCAAGGGCATCGATGATGCGGTGAGCCAGCATGCCGATGTGATTGTGCTATCACTGGGCAGCATCGTGGACCTGTACACGGGTGACGGTGCCGGATTGAAGTCCGCGTTTGACCAGGTGACGCATGCGGCGGCGAATGCGGGTGTTCTGATCGTGGCGGCTGCAGGCAACGACGGGTTTGACCTGAGCAATAGCCGCTACCTGGAACTGCCGGCGCAGGCACGCGATGTGCTCGCGGTGACGGCGACCAGCAATCCGGATTGCGCGGAAGACAACCGGACGGGTGCGGCGTGCTCGGCCGGTGCGGTGACTCTGCCCTACTACTCGAATTACGGCGCTCCGCTGCAGGCAGTGGCCGCGCCTGGCGGCAATTACCCGGCCGGTGCAGACGAGGCTGTGTCCGGCTGGATTCGCGGCGCCTGCTCAAGTGGCGTGCCGGGAACGGCAGACGGCGCCCCGTCGGATCACGCTCACTCCTACGGCTGCTTTAATTTCGGCCACGCGGCGTATGTGCAGGCGATGGGAACGAGTGCTTCCGCCGGACTGGCGGCGGGCGCTGCGGCCCTGCTGCGGGCGACTCACCCGGCCTGGACGCCGGCCGAGTTGGCGGCAGCTATGCGCTCCGGGACCACGGCCCTAAAGGGCGGAAGCACGCTGCTGGATACGAACACTGCGATGCAGCGTTGA